The DNA window GAGGCGTGCCGAGACGGTACGCCTTGATCAGCTCGACGATTTCGGCCCTCATCGGATCACGGGTGACGCCTGCGCTGCCACTGAGGGCCGCGGCCAAAGACGGGTTGGCTCGCAGCGCGTTGGCCAGGCATAGCAGCCAGCCGTCGAGTTGGGCCTCAATGCGCTCGGCCCGCCTCCGGCGCAGCGCACGTACCACCACGCCAGGCAGCCAAAAGGGAACAGCTGCAAGAGGAAGCAGGGCCGGAAGATCGATTTGGCTGGTGAGCCCAAACACGAACAGACAACCGCAGCCAGCCAAGGCCAGGACTTGGAGTGCCTTTACCCGCGTGCGTAGGAATCGAAGCTCGTTGTCGAGCGCGTGCGCGCGAGCCCGCAACCATCTGCCGGGAGCGAAACGGGGCGACAGCAGCGCCAGGACCAACGCGACCGCCGCTCCAGCGCCGCCTATCGCGGGTCCCAGCACCGCGAGCGCATTCGTCAAGGTCACAGCAGCTCCCCGTCGCTAACCAACCCCTGGTTGAATAGCTCGCTGGCGAAGGTCGGCAGGTAGCCGCTCGCGGAGAACTCGCCGCGCACGCGCTGGTCGTCCTGCGCGGCGCTGCGGCGAAAACCAAGCAGCTCTCTGACTTCCAGTCCCTCATGCTCTGAAGCGACCACCTCGCTGATGCTGGTGATGCGCCGCGAGCCATCGGCGAAGCGTGCTTGTTGCACGATAACGTGGAGACTCGCCGCCAGCTGCAGGCGAATGGCGCGCGCCGGCAGATCGACTCCCGACATGAGGCACAGTGTCTCGAGTCGTGCGACGGCCTCGTG is part of the Pseudomonadota bacterium genome and encodes:
- a CDS encoding type II secretion system F family protein gives rise to the protein MTLTNALAVLGPAIGGAGAAVALVLALLSPRFAPGRWLRARAHALDNELRFLRTRVKALQVLALAGCGCLFVFGLTSQIDLPALLPLAAVPFWLPGVVVRALRRRRAERIEAQLDGWLLCLANALRANPSLAAALSGSAGVTRDPMRAEIVELIKAYRLGTPLGEALRELAGRVPSATLSMTLAALRVASNSGGELPRTLETMAASLREAARLEGVLKSKTAEARVQAVVVAVLPFLVMALLYVLAPQLITPLLEDTMGHLVIGLALILWLAAVLTARKVLATAL